The Magnolia sinica isolate HGM2019 chromosome 9, MsV1, whole genome shotgun sequence genome contains a region encoding:
- the LOC131255665 gene encoding uncharacterized protein LOC131255665 isoform X1, producing the protein MGRAINKIVMIVELIKGFRSSVPSSKDGKDHLYSLSTHVAGCILIPFSLETTRHVSVIKITFSKELDASPVGSGRFARLQGIQYKPLSFGNAMYSRFFKTNIHIDWTSHISQCICQGGI; encoded by the exons ATGGGAAGAGCTATAAATAAAATTGTTATGATCGTGGAGCTGATTAAG ggttttagaagTTCAGTTCCAAGTAGTAAAGATGGGAAGGACCACCTGTATTCATTATCAACTCATGTTGCTGGCTGCATTCTCATTCCTTTTAGCCTTGAAACCACAAGGCATGTGTCAGTGATCAAGATTACTTTCTCCAAGGAGCTGGATGCATCCCCTGTTGG GTCAGGCAGATTTGCTAGGCTTCAAGGAATTCAATACAAACCTTTATCATTTG GCAATGCGATGTACTCAAGGTTCTTCAAAACCAATATTCATATTGATTGGACATCGCATATCTCTCAATGCATCTGTCAAG GAGGCATATGA
- the LOC131255664 gene encoding pentatricopeptide repeat-containing protein At5g48910-like: MTSTPSILNFFTPPKPQKMTTTPQNSNLSLLCLCTHLQEAKQIHSLMIKSSQISDPYSASRLTEFYAISDHGSLGCAQKILDSVEQSYPFIWNIVIRGHLKKHDPIKAIHLYHQMISRSVEPDHYTFTSLLKACTQLPAPLIGKQLHSQIIKHGLESSIFIRNKLIHHYAISGALANARKIFDESTELDIVTWNSMLEGYANDRDGKSLHQLFDQMPYRDIVSWNTMIAYYVQVGQFEEAVMMFRTMQESGEQPDPVSLVSVISAVAHLGGLGQGMWVHAYIEKHQIEINENLSSALVSMYSKCGCMDGAIQAFQNSNRKNIDTWNAMICGLAANGHSIKALIFFSEMKNSGVQPNAITFSCVLNACSHGGMVDDGIKYFRKMTDVYGIEPDIAHYGCMVDLFSRAGLFDKAEEIMRKIPMDPDAVMWKALLGACRIHRNFELGERAGIRLIELAPVDHAGYVLLSNLYAMADNWDGVYKVRKMMFERGIRKLPGCSSIEVEGVVHEFVVGDATHFRKKEIYEMLGEMGERLKVDGYEPYTEQVLLDIDEEEVKQTSLSHHSEKLAIAFGFISTSPGTTIRVVKNLRVCSDCHSAIKLLSKIYDRGIIVRDSNRFHHFKDGSCSCGDYW; the protein is encoded by the coding sequence ATGACTTCCACACCCTCAATTCTGAACTTTTTCACCCCTCCAAAGCCCCAAAAAATGACTACCACCCCCCAAaattcaaacctctctctcctctGCCTCTGCACCCACCTTCAAGAAGCCAAGCAAATCCACTCCCTCATGATCAAATCCTCCCAAATCTCTGACCCCTACTCAGCAAGCCGACTCACCGAGTTCTACGCCATCTCCGACCATGGTTCCCTTGGATGTGCCCAGAAAATCCTCGACTCCGTAGAACAATCCTACCCATTCATATGGAACATTGTCATAAGGGGCCACCTCAAGAAACATGACCCCATCAAAGCCATCCATCTCTACCATCAGATGATAAGCCGGTCCGTCGAGCCCGATCACTACACCTTCACATCCCTTCTCAAGGCGTGCACCCAACTGCCCGCGCCTCTGATCGGAAAACAGCTCCACTCTCAGATCATCAAGCACGGGCTCGAATCCAGCATCTTCATCCGCAACAAGCTCATCCATCACTACGCCATCTCTGGTGCACTTGCAAATGCTCGCAAGATATTCGATGAAAGTACTGAATTGGACATTGTCACTTGGAACAGCATGTTAGAAGGGTATGCTAATGACAGAGATGGCAAGTCTCTACACCAACTCTTCGATCAAATGCCGTATCGGGATATAGTGTCTTGGAACACGATGATTGCATACTATGTGCAGGTGGGCCAATTCGAGGAAGCGGTTATGATGTTTCGAACAATGCAAGAGAGTGGAGAACAGCCAGATCCAGTGTCTTTGGTTAGTGTTATATCTGCAGTGGCCCACTTGGGTGGTCTTGGACAAGGAATGTGGGTCCATGCTTATATTGAAAAGCATCAAATTGAGATCAATGAGAACCTCAGTTCAGCACTCGTTAGCATGTACTCAAAATGTGGGTGCATGGATGGTGCCATTCAAGCATTCCAGAATAGCAACCGCAAGAACATTGATACTTGGAATGCAATGATCTGTGGCCTAGCTGCAAATGGGCATAGTATAAAagctctcatttttttctcagaGATGAAGAATTCTGGTGTGCAGCCCAATGCAATCACCTTCTCTTGTGTCTTGAATGCTTGCAGTCATGGCGGGATGGTCGATGATGGCATCAAGTATTTTAGGAAAATGACGGATGTTTATGGGATTGAACCTGACATTGCGCATTATGGATGTATGGTTGATCTATTCAGCCGGGCAGGTCTGTTTGATAAGGCAGAGGAGATTATGAGAAAGATACCAATGGACCCAGATGCTGTTATGTGGAAGGCTTTGTTGGGTGCTTGTAGAATCCATAGGAATTTCGAGTTGGGTGAGCGTGCAGGCATTCGGCTGATTGAATTGGCCCCAGTTGATCATGCAGGGTATGTTCTGTTATCAAACTTATATGCGATGGCAGATAATTGGGATGGGGTTTATAAGGTGAGGAAGATGATGTTTGAAAGAGGGATAAGGAAGTTACCTGGATGCAGTTCAATCGAAGTGGAGGGCGTCGTTCATGAATTTGTAGTCGGAGATGCAACCCATTTTCGGAAGAAGGAGATTTATGAAATGCTTGGTGAAATGGGTGAAAGATTGAAGGTTGATGGGTATGAGCCTTATACTGAACAGGTATTGCTTGATATTGATGAGGAAGAAGTGAAGCAGACTTCATTGAGTCATCATAGCGAGAAGCTGGCAATTGCCTTTGGATTCATCAGCACAAGCCCTGGTACGACAATACGTGTGGTGAAGAACCTACGTGTATGCAGCGACTGTCATTCAGCAATCAAGCTTCTATCGAAGATCTATGACCGGGGCATCATTGTCAGGGATTCAAATAGGTTCCACCATTTTAAAGATGGGTCCTGTTCTTGCGGGGATTATTGGTGa
- the LOC131255665 gene encoding uncharacterized protein LOC131255665 isoform X3: MGRAINKIVMIVELIKGFRSSVPSSKDGKDHLYSLSTHVAGCILIPFSLETTRHVSVIKITFSKELDASPVGDDVMLLHVHKQLEVRQIC; the protein is encoded by the exons ATGGGAAGAGCTATAAATAAAATTGTTATGATCGTGGAGCTGATTAAG ggttttagaagTTCAGTTCCAAGTAGTAAAGATGGGAAGGACCACCTGTATTCATTATCAACTCATGTTGCTGGCTGCATTCTCATTCCTTTTAGCCTTGAAACCACAAGGCATGTGTCAGTGATCAAGATTACTTTCTCCAAGGAGCTGGATGCATCCCCTGTTGG AGATGATGTTATGCTTTTGCATGTTCACAAGCAACTTGAG GTCAGGCAGATTTGCTAG
- the LOC131255665 gene encoding uncharacterized protein LOC131255665 isoform X2 encodes MGRAINKIVMIVELIKGFRSSVPSSKDGKDHLYSLSTHVAGCILIPFSLETTRHVSVIKITFSKELDASPVGSGRFARLQGIQYKPLSFDEEIHI; translated from the exons ATGGGAAGAGCTATAAATAAAATTGTTATGATCGTGGAGCTGATTAAG ggttttagaagTTCAGTTCCAAGTAGTAAAGATGGGAAGGACCACCTGTATTCATTATCAACTCATGTTGCTGGCTGCATTCTCATTCCTTTTAGCCTTGAAACCACAAGGCATGTGTCAGTGATCAAGATTACTTTCTCCAAGGAGCTGGATGCATCCCCTGTTGG GTCAGGCAGATTTGCTAGGCTTCAAGGAATTCAATACAAACCTTTATCATTTG ATGAAGAAATCCATATTTGA